From a single Polyangium spumosum genomic region:
- a CDS encoding sodium:solute symporter family transporter, protein MLHTIDILIVLVFIAYSIWSGVGGAKEAGESLEEYFLAGRSLKGWQAGISMAATQFAADTPLVVTGLVATAGVFSLWRMWIYAIAFLVMALVLGASWRRSGVITDAALTETRYGGKPAAVLRGAKAVYFGLIFNCTVLGMVLLATTRITEPFLLWHRWLPAGLFESLSSAVQWFGFPLTASGAPCGAENLCDAGATCLKLRCIGEAEWAASTNNVLSIGSIVLVTTLYSTTGGLRAVVKTDIAQFGVAILSTMVYAALVISAVGGFGAISSGLSNLFPADRSGPAGMTAEELVAFTPGEAHGAGFTVVGVILIQWICQINADGSGYLAQRTMGCRSDKDAQSAGIVFTVTQVLFRSLFWLPIALGLLVLFPPSQGLSGAALASERESTFVRGIAELLPPGAKGLMLTGMLGALASTVDTHLNWGSSYFTNDIYRRFIAKHLLKREPSPRSLVWVARLSNLGILAVALLVMPHMDSIQTAWKASLLLGAGVGVVLVLRWIWWRMNATGELSALVASLVLAPILLFAVEDDGARLLVQAVVSTAVAVVAALVTKPEAEDRLREFYDRARPPGFWGPVSLEKGAADRRRLLVNLAAAGGSAFSIFCVLTGIGSWMIGSPPPAWLPSAPVWITLNLLVGVGTVPLWIKLARAGRLEEATDGAAGRSGEALPSASTHG, encoded by the coding sequence GTGCTGCACACGATCGACATCCTCATCGTGCTCGTTTTCATCGCGTATTCGATCTGGTCGGGGGTCGGGGGCGCGAAGGAGGCCGGGGAGAGCCTCGAGGAGTATTTCCTCGCCGGTCGCTCGCTGAAGGGCTGGCAGGCGGGCATCAGCATGGCGGCCACGCAGTTCGCCGCGGATACGCCGCTCGTGGTCACCGGCCTCGTGGCGACGGCGGGCGTCTTCTCGCTCTGGCGGATGTGGATCTACGCGATTGCCTTCCTCGTGATGGCGCTCGTCCTCGGCGCGAGCTGGCGCAGGAGCGGCGTCATCACGGACGCTGCGCTCACCGAGACCCGGTACGGCGGCAAGCCCGCGGCCGTGCTGCGTGGCGCCAAGGCCGTGTACTTCGGCCTGATCTTCAATTGCACCGTGCTCGGCATGGTGCTGCTCGCGACGACACGTATCACCGAGCCCTTCCTCCTCTGGCATCGGTGGTTGCCCGCGGGCCTCTTCGAAAGCCTCTCGTCCGCGGTGCAGTGGTTCGGCTTCCCGCTGACGGCGTCGGGCGCGCCGTGCGGCGCGGAGAACCTGTGCGACGCGGGCGCGACCTGCTTGAAGCTCCGCTGCATCGGCGAGGCCGAGTGGGCGGCCTCCACGAACAACGTCCTCTCGATCGGCTCGATCGTCCTCGTCACGACGCTCTACTCGACGACGGGTGGCCTGCGCGCCGTCGTGAAGACCGACATCGCGCAGTTCGGCGTCGCGATCCTCTCCACGATGGTCTACGCCGCGCTCGTCATCTCCGCGGTCGGCGGCTTCGGAGCCATCTCCTCGGGCCTTTCGAACCTCTTCCCCGCCGATCGCTCGGGCCCCGCCGGCATGACCGCCGAGGAGCTCGTCGCCTTCACGCCGGGCGAGGCGCACGGCGCCGGCTTCACGGTCGTCGGCGTCATTCTCATTCAGTGGATCTGCCAGATCAACGCCGACGGCAGCGGCTACCTCGCGCAGCGCACGATGGGCTGTCGCTCCGACAAGGACGCGCAGAGCGCGGGTATCGTCTTCACGGTGACGCAGGTCCTCTTCCGCAGCCTGTTCTGGCTGCCGATCGCGCTCGGCCTGCTCGTCCTGTTCCCGCCGAGCCAGGGCCTCTCGGGCGCCGCGCTCGCGTCCGAGCGCGAGTCCACGTTCGTGCGGGGCATCGCGGAGCTTCTGCCGCCGGGCGCCAAGGGGCTCATGCTCACGGGCATGCTCGGCGCGCTCGCCTCGACGGTCGACACGCACCTCAACTGGGGATCGAGTTATTTCACGAACGACATCTACCGTCGGTTCATCGCCAAGCACCTCTTGAAACGCGAGCCTTCGCCGCGCTCGCTCGTGTGGGTCGCTCGCCTTTCGAACCTCGGCATCCTCGCCGTGGCGCTGCTCGTGATGCCTCACATGGACTCGATCCAGACCGCCTGGAAGGCGAGCCTCTTGCTCGGCGCGGGCGTCGGCGTGGTCCTCGTGTTGCGCTGGATCTGGTGGCGCATGAACGCGACCGGCGAGCTTTCGGCCCTCGTCGCGTCGCTCGTCCTCGCGCCGATCCTGCTCTTCGCCGTGGAGGACGACGGCGCGCGATTGCTCGTGCAGGCGGTCGTGTCGACGGCGGTCGCGGTCGTCGCGGCGCTCGTGACGAAGCCGGAGGCGGAGGACCGCCTGCGTGAATTCTACGACCGCGCGCGTCCCCCGGGGTTCTGGGGGCCCGTCTCGCTCGAAAAAGGCGCGGCGGATCGGCGAAGGCTTCTCGTGAACCTCGCGGCCGCGGGCGGCTCGGCATTCTCGATTTTCTGCGTGCTCACGGGCATCGGCTCGTGGATGATCGGCAGCCCGCCGCCCGCGTGGCTGCCCTCGGCCCCTGTATGGATCACGCTGAACCTGCTCGTCGGCGTGGGGACGGTGCCGCTCTGGATCAAGCTCGCGCGGGCGGGGCGGCTGGAGGAGGCGACCGACGGCGCCGCCGGGCGCTCTGGAGAGGCCCTCCCGAGCGCCTCGACCCACGGATGA
- a CDS encoding class I SAM-dependent methyltransferase, which translates to MSQHLDDERFYVFDWDAVFDVDDYLHFYEDTLRAERTEHQVDVLVSHLGMTPGMRVLDLGCGHGRHALELARRGFDVVGVDRTEGFITLAREEAEAARLPIEYRVADLRDLDDEASFDRVVCLFDVFGLHRDEENHDVLRRISRALRPGGKLCLDVRNRDWMMRGLLPVTILQKGADLMIDRHVFDPVSGRLVDYRVLVRDGRTREARFSVRLYHFSELRALLASVGLVVTEAFGTWDGDPIGLAHNRMVIVAEKDG; encoded by the coding sequence ATGAGCCAACACCTGGACGACGAGCGATTTTACGTCTTCGACTGGGACGCCGTCTTCGACGTCGACGATTACCTGCACTTCTACGAGGACACCCTGCGCGCCGAGCGCACGGAGCATCAGGTCGACGTCCTCGTCTCGCACCTCGGCATGACGCCGGGCATGCGCGTGCTCGACCTCGGCTGCGGCCACGGCCGGCACGCCCTCGAGCTCGCGCGGCGCGGCTTCGACGTCGTCGGCGTCGACCGCACCGAGGGCTTCATCACGCTCGCCCGCGAGGAGGCCGAGGCCGCGCGCCTGCCGATCGAGTACCGCGTCGCCGACCTGCGCGACCTCGACGACGAGGCCTCGTTCGACCGCGTGGTTTGCCTCTTCGACGTGTTCGGCCTGCACCGCGACGAGGAGAACCACGACGTCTTGCGGCGCATCTCGCGCGCGCTCCGCCCGGGGGGCAAGCTCTGCCTCGACGTGCGCAACCGCGACTGGATGATGCGCGGGCTCTTGCCCGTCACCATCCTGCAAAAAGGCGCGGATCTCATGATCGACCGGCACGTCTTCGACCCGGTCTCGGGCCGCCTCGTCGATTACCGCGTCCTCGTGCGCGACGGCAGGACGCGCGAGGCCCGCTTCTCCGTGCGCCTCTACCATTTCAGCGAGCTCCGCGCCCTGCTCGCCTCCGTCGGCCTCGTCGTGACCGAGGCCTTCGGCACCTGGGACGGTGATCCGATCGGCCTCGCGCACAATCGTATGGTGATCGTCGCCGAGAAGGACGGCTGA
- a CDS encoding CsbD family protein, giving the protein MGIGNRIKGAAEELGGKAKEAVGNLTDDERLRREGISEQGRGEGRQEAEKAGQRVEGTFEEAGGRVHGAAGALKGDDRQQAEGKFEELKGELRQKLNK; this is encoded by the coding sequence ATGGGAATCGGCAACCGGATCAAGGGCGCCGCCGAAGAGCTCGGCGGCAAGGCCAAAGAGGCCGTCGGCAACCTGACCGACGACGAGCGTCTCCGCCGCGAGGGCATCTCCGAGCAGGGCCGCGGCGAAGGCCGTCAGGAGGCCGAGAAGGCGGGCCAGCGGGTCGAGGGCACCTTCGAGGAGGCCGGCGGCCGGGTGCACGGCGCGGCGGGCGCGCTGAAGGGCGACGACCGCCAGCAAGCCGAGGGCAAATTCGAGGAGCTCAAGGGCGAGCTTCGCCAGAAGCTCAACAAGTAA
- a CDS encoding RNA polymerase sigma factor, with protein MDRAEEAELVARLRKGDKTALRVVYASFSDRIFGFLLRLSRRRDVAEDLHQETWVSVARHAERLTEGTDLPAWLFTIARNKHRSWRRWAALDFTRLAFDSDGPEPEGPSARPDAGDELAALEQALEALPMAHREVLLLVGVEGLEPKQAAEVLGIQPEALRQRLSRARSALAEKLEGPAQSDAAVVR; from the coding sequence ATGGACCGGGCCGAGGAAGCAGAGCTCGTCGCGCGCCTTCGCAAGGGCGACAAAACCGCGCTGCGGGTGGTGTACGCGTCGTTCTCGGACCGGATCTTCGGCTTCTTGCTCCGGCTCTCGCGCCGGCGCGACGTGGCCGAGGACCTGCACCAGGAGACGTGGGTGTCGGTGGCTCGCCACGCCGAACGGCTGACCGAAGGCACCGATCTGCCAGCGTGGCTCTTCACGATCGCGCGGAACAAGCACCGGTCGTGGCGGCGCTGGGCCGCGCTGGATTTCACGCGGCTCGCGTTCGACTCCGACGGGCCGGAGCCCGAGGGGCCGTCCGCGCGGCCGGACGCGGGCGACGAGCTCGCGGCGCTGGAGCAGGCGCTCGAGGCGCTGCCCATGGCCCACCGCGAGGTGCTCTTGCTCGTGGGCGTGGAGGGGCTCGAACCGAAGCAGGCCGCCGAGGTGCTGGGGATCCAGCCGGAGGCGCTGCGGCAAAGGCTGTCGCGGGCGCGCTCCGCGCTCGCCGAGAAGCTCGAGGGACCGGCGCAGAGCGACGCCGCCGTGGTACGATGA
- a CDS encoding DUF2452 domain-containing protein, which translates to MATDPEGRDGSAELATTRAVPYPTSRLAARIDLVEMAQEIEKADQALGMVVGAKLEVIRDQMRALQEEARRLLDEARISARLHRAHCSFRKIPGRVYHLYRRGEDDLYFSMLSPEEWGGSPPHVFEGSYRLEVDMSWTPMTTTSAERARTPEGRALVQKLLEEG; encoded by the coding sequence ATGGCAACCGACCCCGAAGGGCGGGACGGCTCGGCCGAGCTCGCCACGACCCGCGCCGTCCCGTACCCCACGAGCCGCCTCGCGGCGCGTATCGACCTGGTCGAAATGGCGCAGGAGATCGAGAAGGCCGACCAGGCGCTCGGCATGGTGGTCGGGGCGAAGCTCGAGGTCATCCGCGACCAGATGCGCGCGCTCCAGGAGGAGGCGCGGCGCCTGCTCGACGAGGCGCGGATCTCGGCGCGCCTGCACCGGGCACATTGCAGCTTCCGCAAGATCCCCGGCCGCGTGTATCACCTCTATCGGCGCGGCGAGGACGATCTTTATTTCTCGATGCTCTCCCCCGAGGAATGGGGAGGCTCGCCGCCGCACGTGTTCGAGGGCTCGTACCGGCTCGAGGTCGACATGAGCTGGACGCCGATGACGACCACGAGCGCCGAGCGCGCGAGGACGCCCGAGGGCCGCGCGCTCGTGCAGAAGCTGCTCGAAGAAGGCTGA
- a CDS encoding Hsp70 family protein: MFVDRPVGIDLGTTNSEIAMLDPSERDLHIYADRFGRRTVPSAVAWDPKGEAFLVGHAARQRRGKTPPPVESIKRKMGQNATVEVGPHALTPEEVSAKILAELRARLSEHLGKQAAEGIEVRVDRAVITVPAYFDAPQVEATRKAGEMAGLEVIGVLQEPTAAAIYHTWKSRLGDGNFLVYDLGGGTFDVSILRCLGGEYQVLAIDGDNYLGGDDLDRRFAEKLRGMLVERGYALDLDVRGDEEDRQRFGRLVHLAQEIKESLSTSEVVSLSKQDFMQDKNGEAVSFEGDIGRAEYEKAIGDLVETTITCCERALARSAETSSVDLGQIDHVVLVGGSTRVPMVVRRVTEAICKKSRSEKPLQDEVDTCVALGAAIHAAQLGGLRIGDADRKIAVSFTTPLVSQGSKLRLGVRVEEAPEGAAEIVIFRGMNGTEEITKATLPDAAGVVVRMDVPLGEEPEQTSRVALRSVEREVLAELPFALYRGDVRPRASALSRPSVVAKDLAIEVVRAGRRERRVLIARGAGLPAEVKSRFFTADQSGAVVLRLLQNRMPIKTLLLQVPRELAVGTPVDLTLRCDDAMRMEARAVVAGQELWAQVEPPAAPRFDPAGAVESLLEEAESTNKSLWGASAQSYRAEADMLVAGIREVVATDPDKLQALCEKLRLLVDWYRGDPNETLSPPMARFESELDDLRRRVYRTSGNLYGMDRAAWEKRLADIEARAMAAYEANDAVAWRRVFNEVQALDETAMQEEFAQMRLDDPAYLERRLRNERYYAQSVERKLVDFVPSSSDVGSMQIAERDKLVAQLHEKVLGPLGSLTADTTDAGALRRKLEGINAETARIDSARERLPSLGLVTERGGS; the protein is encoded by the coding sequence ATGTTCGTCGACCGTCCCGTTGGAATCGATCTCGGCACGACCAACTCGGAGATCGCCATGCTCGACCCGTCCGAGCGTGACCTCCACATCTACGCCGACCGGTTCGGGCGGCGCACCGTGCCCTCGGCGGTCGCCTGGGATCCCAAGGGCGAGGCCTTCCTCGTTGGCCACGCCGCGCGCCAGCGCCGCGGCAAGACGCCGCCGCCGGTCGAGTCGATCAAGCGCAAGATGGGGCAAAACGCGACGGTGGAGGTCGGCCCGCACGCGCTCACGCCCGAGGAGGTGAGCGCCAAGATCCTCGCCGAGCTGCGGGCGCGCCTGAGCGAGCACCTCGGCAAACAGGCGGCCGAGGGCATCGAGGTGCGCGTGGATCGCGCGGTGATCACGGTGCCCGCGTACTTCGACGCGCCGCAGGTGGAGGCCACGCGCAAGGCGGGCGAGATGGCGGGGCTCGAGGTGATCGGCGTCCTGCAGGAGCCCACGGCCGCGGCCATCTACCACACGTGGAAGAGCCGCCTCGGCGACGGCAACTTCCTCGTCTACGACCTCGGCGGCGGCACGTTCGACGTCTCGATCCTGCGTTGCCTCGGCGGCGAGTACCAGGTGCTCGCGATCGACGGCGACAACTACCTCGGCGGCGACGACCTCGACCGGCGCTTCGCCGAGAAGCTGCGCGGGATGCTGGTCGAGCGAGGTTACGCCCTCGACCTCGACGTGCGCGGCGACGAGGAGGATCGCCAGCGCTTCGGCCGCCTCGTCCACCTCGCGCAGGAGATCAAGGAGTCGCTCTCGACCTCCGAGGTCGTGAGCCTGTCCAAGCAGGACTTCATGCAGGACAAGAACGGCGAGGCTGTGTCGTTCGAGGGCGACATCGGGCGCGCCGAGTACGAGAAGGCGATCGGCGATCTGGTCGAGACGACGATCACCTGCTGCGAGCGCGCGCTCGCGCGGAGCGCCGAGACGTCGTCGGTGGACCTCGGCCAGATCGATCACGTGGTCCTCGTCGGCGGCTCGACCCGCGTGCCGATGGTCGTGCGGCGCGTGACCGAGGCGATCTGCAAGAAGAGCCGCTCGGAGAAGCCGCTGCAGGACGAGGTGGACACGTGCGTCGCGCTCGGCGCGGCCATCCACGCGGCGCAGCTCGGCGGGCTGCGGATCGGGGACGCCGATCGGAAGATCGCGGTCAGCTTCACGACGCCGCTCGTCAGCCAGGGATCGAAGCTCCGCCTCGGCGTGCGCGTCGAAGAGGCGCCCGAGGGCGCGGCGGAGATCGTCATCTTCCGGGGGATGAACGGCACCGAGGAGATCACGAAGGCGACCCTGCCGGACGCGGCGGGCGTGGTGGTGCGGATGGACGTGCCGCTCGGCGAGGAGCCGGAGCAGACGTCCCGCGTGGCCTTGCGCTCGGTCGAGCGGGAGGTGCTCGCGGAGCTGCCCTTCGCGCTCTACCGCGGCGACGTCCGGCCCCGGGCGAGCGCGCTCTCGCGGCCGTCGGTCGTGGCGAAGGACCTCGCGATCGAGGTGGTGCGGGCAGGGAGGCGCGAGCGGCGCGTGCTCATCGCGCGGGGCGCGGGGCTACCCGCGGAGGTGAAGAGCCGGTTCTTCACGGCCGATCAGAGCGGCGCCGTGGTGCTCCGGCTCCTGCAGAACCGCATGCCGATCAAGACGCTCTTGCTCCAGGTCCCGCGCGAGCTCGCCGTCGGCACGCCCGTGGATCTCACGCTGCGCTGCGACGACGCGATGCGGATGGAGGCGCGCGCGGTGGTGGCGGGGCAGGAGCTCTGGGCGCAGGTCGAGCCACCCGCCGCGCCGCGCTTCGACCCCGCGGGCGCGGTGGAGTCGCTGCTCGAGGAGGCCGAGTCGACGAACAAGTCCCTCTGGGGCGCGAGCGCGCAGAGCTACCGCGCCGAGGCCGACATGCTCGTCGCGGGCATCCGCGAGGTCGTCGCCACGGATCCGGACAAACTGCAGGCGCTCTGCGAGAAGCTGCGCTTGCTCGTCGACTGGTACCGCGGCGATCCGAACGAGACGCTCTCGCCGCCGATGGCCCGCTTCGAGTCGGAGCTCGACGACCTGAGGCGCCGCGTCTACCGTACGTCCGGCAACCTCTACGGCATGGATCGCGCGGCCTGGGAGAAGCGGCTCGCGGACATCGAGGCGCGCGCGATGGCGGCGTACGAGGCGAACGACGCCGTGGCCTGGCGCCGCGTCTTCAACGAGGTGCAGGCCCTCGACGAGACGGCGATGCAGGAGGAGTTCGCGCAGATGCGGCTCGACGATCCGGCGTACCTGGAGCGCAGGCTCAGGAACGAGCGGTACTACGCGCAGAGCGTGGAGCGGAAGCTCGTCGACTTCGTCCCGTCGTCGTCCGACGTGGGCTCGATGCAGATCGCCGAGCGGGACAAACTCGTCGCGCAGCTCCACGAGAAGGTGCTCGGGCCGCTCGGGAGCCTCACCGCGGACACGACCGACGCGGGGGCGCTGCGGCGCAAGCTCGAGGGGATCAACGCGGAGACGGCGCGGATCGACAGCGCGCGCGAGCGGCTGCCTTCGCTCGGGCTCGTGACGGAGCGGGGAGGGAGCTAG
- a CDS encoding response regulator encodes MDALTQYNGLVVAVDDNPVNLDTLLEALSGERLDLAVATDGSMAMRLIEREQPDLVLLDVMLPDIDGFEVCRRLKANPKTADTHIVFMTSLSNREHRLQGLHAGAVDYISKPFDSEELLARIRPHIAVRRMTRALREKNTSLEEEVRQRAAAEAAREALLVELMTRTDELRDAKERLERELVEKGRADEERTALHEQIIAAQRTRLLELSTPLIPITDRILVMPLIGTMDADRVAQAIETMLQGASSRGAEFVILDITGLKRVDENVASMLLVAASGLQLLGTRTVITGIRSEVARTLVHINASLQGIVTKATLQDGIAVAMQAARHRR; translated from the coding sequence ATGGACGCGCTGACGCAATATAACGGCCTCGTGGTCGCGGTCGACGACAACCCCGTCAACCTCGACACGCTTCTCGAAGCATTATCGGGTGAGCGTCTGGACCTCGCCGTCGCCACGGATGGCAGCATGGCGATGCGCCTGATCGAGCGCGAGCAGCCCGATCTCGTCCTGCTCGACGTCATGTTGCCGGACATCGACGGCTTCGAGGTGTGCAGGCGGCTGAAGGCCAACCCGAAAACCGCCGACACCCACATCGTCTTCATGACCTCCTTGAGCAATCGGGAGCACAGGCTGCAGGGGCTGCATGCGGGCGCCGTGGATTACATCAGCAAGCCCTTCGATTCCGAGGAGCTCCTGGCGCGCATCCGCCCGCACATCGCCGTCCGGCGCATGACACGGGCGCTGCGGGAAAAGAACACGAGCCTCGAGGAGGAGGTCCGGCAGCGCGCCGCCGCCGAGGCCGCGCGCGAGGCGCTCCTCGTGGAGCTCATGACCCGTACCGACGAGCTGCGCGACGCCAAGGAGCGGCTCGAGCGCGAGCTCGTGGAGAAAGGGCGCGCCGATGAGGAGAGGACCGCGCTGCACGAGCAGATCATCGCCGCGCAGCGCACCCGGCTCCTCGAGCTCTCCACGCCACTCATTCCGATCACGGATCGCATCCTGGTCATGCCGCTCATCGGCACGATGGACGCGGACCGGGTCGCGCAGGCCATCGAGACGATGCTTCAGGGCGCCAGCAGCCGAGGCGCAGAGTTCGTCATTCTCGACATCACGGGCCTCAAGCGCGTGGACGAGAACGTCGCCAGCATGCTCCTCGTCGCTGCGAGCGGCCTGCAGCTCCTGGGGACGCGCACGGTGATCACCGGGATACGCTCGGAGGTGGCCCGGACGCTCGTCCATATCAACGCATCCCTGCAAGGTATCGTCACAAAGGCGACGCTCCAGGACGGCATTGCGGTCGCAATGCAGGCCGCCCGTCATCGACGATAG